The proteins below come from a single Necator americanus strain Aroian chromosome V, whole genome shotgun sequence genomic window:
- a CDS encoding hypothetical protein (NECATOR_CHRV.G19278.T1) — protein sequence MRKLEWDDMGVKVDGRQLHHLRFADDIVLVTPSISQAERMLTEFDETCGCIGLQLNLQKTMFMRNGWVSDAPFTLNGTNISECTSYVYLGRELNMMNDLTPELGRRRRAAWGAYKSIEDVVKKTRNTRLRAHLFNTTVLPALTYASETWAFRKQEENAVSVIERAIERVMLGVSRFTQVRDGIRSSLLRQRSKIRDAAAFAKESKIRWAGHVMRFNDNRWTRAVSDWVPRDIKRTTGRPPTRWSDFFTKSLKEKYDALRVPRERRNHWATLARDRDKWKNYWRPLDQFEDQRESR from the coding sequence atgcgaaagttggaatgggacgacatgggagtgaaggttgatggtcggcagctacaccatttgcgctttgctgatgacatcgtactggtaacacctagcatcagccaagcggaacgaatgctgaccgaattcgacgaaacatgtggatgcatcggtcttcagctgaatctacaaaagacgatgttcatgcggaacggatgggtctcggatgccccattcacgctcaacggaacgaacatatccgaatgcaccagctacgtttatctgggtcgggaactgaacatgatgaacgacctgacccccgagctgggcaggaggagacgagcggcttggggagcgtacaagagcatcgaggatgtagtgaagaagaccaggaacacccggctccgtgctcacctcttcaacaccaccgtacttcctgctttgacctatgcttcggaaacctgggcatttcgcaagcaggaagaaaacgcggtgagcgtcattgaacgcgcaattgagagagtgatgctaggagtatcccgtttcacgcaagtgagggacgggattcgaagttctctcctacgtcagcgatcgaagattagagacgctgccgcgtttgccaaggaaagtaaaataaggtgggccggacacgtgatgcgctttaatgacaaccgttggaccagagccgtgagcgactgggttccccgcgatattaagcgcactacaggaagaccgccgacccgatggtcagatttcttcacgaagtccttgaaagaaaaatatgatgctcttcgtgtcccacgcgaaaggaggaaccactgggctactctggcacgcgatcgggacaaatggaagaattactggcgcccgctcgaccagttcgaagatcaacgggagtcaaggtga